In a single window of the Zea mays cultivar B73 chromosome 5, Zm-B73-REFERENCE-NAM-5.0, whole genome shotgun sequence genome:
- the LOC100381915 gene encoding putative oxysterol binding domain family protein — protein MHPFCCAPLVPVSPAASAAPAASSAVAGTQAVMPPPQPPPLPPPPPRNNSATGGERRARAAGVSGGGGGDSSPLEGVKLNEIVGGGISGIMYKWVNYGRGWRPRWFALHEGVLSFYKIHGPDRIILSRETERGAKVIGEESLRRLNRPSAFSPSHSNGHHHPRNPIGEIHLKVSTVRESRSDDRRFSIFSGTKTLHLRAETREDRAAWLEALRVTKDMFPRMSSSEMVGPGDTAAAVAVSTERLRQRLQQEGVSEAAIADSERIVREEFEALHKQLVLAKQKHALLLETLRQLEGVSCTHACDILHLVHD, from the exons ATGCATCCATTCTGCTGCGCGCCTCTCGTGCCCGTATCGCCCGCGGCCTCTGCCGCCCCCGCTGCGTCCTCCGCTGTGGCGGGCACCCAGGCCGTGATGCCGCCACCGCAGCCCCCGCCGTTGCCGCCTCCGCCGCCTCGAAACAACTCCGCCACTGGCggtgagaggcgcgcgcgcgcagCGGGGGTCAGCGGTGGTGGAGGAGGCGATTCCTCGCCGCTCGAGGGGGTGAAGCTGAACGAGATCGTCGGCGGCGGCATCTCGGGAATCATGTACAAGTGGGTGAACTACGGGCGCGGGTGGAGGCCGCGCTGGTTCGCTCTCCACGAAGGCGTGCTCTCCTTCTACAAGATCCACGGGCCCGACCGCATCATCCTATCGCGCGAGACCGAGCGGGGCGCCAAGGTCATCGGCGAGGAGTCCCTCCGCCGCCTCAACCGCCCCTCCGCCTTCTCGCCGTCCCACTCCAACGGCCACCACCACCCTCGAAATCCCATCGGCGAAATCCACCTCAAG GTGTCAACCGTGAGGGAGAGCAGATCGGACGACAGGAGATTCTCCATCTTCTCGGGGACGAAGACGTTGCACCTGCGGGCGGAGACCAGGGAGGACAGAGCTGcgtggctcgaggcgctgcgggtGACCAAGGACATGTTCCCGAGGATGTCCTCTAGCGAGATGGTCGGGCCAGGGGACACCGCTGCGGCAGTGGCCGTCTCAACCGAGCGCCTAAGGCAGCGGCTGCAGCAGGAAGGGGTCAGCGAGGCGGCCATTGCTGACAGCGAGAGGATCGTGCGAGAAGAATTCGAGGCTCTGCACAAGCAGCTTGTGCTCGCCAAGCAGAAGCATGCGCTCCTCTTGGAAACTCTTCGCCAGCTAGAG GGTGTGTCATGCACTCATGCTTGTGATATTCTGCATCTTGTACATGATTGA